In Bombina bombina isolate aBomBom1 chromosome 6, aBomBom1.pri, whole genome shotgun sequence, a single genomic region encodes these proteins:
- the LOC128665149 gene encoding olfactory receptor 1020-like, with amino-acid sequence MERQNQTLVTEFLLSGLIDNPKWNIHFFIFFLFIYLVTLIGNICMISLICYSTTLHNPMYFFLGHLSFSDLCYSSVITPKILNNMLTSRMVISFKGCATQLFFFGLFVGTECFLVTVMAYDRYLAICNPLIYIIIMSKKLQMELVGAAYAGGFLTTMIHTSCTFRLSYCGSNNINHFFCDIPPLLKLSCSDTFMSELFMFLLSSFLGTLSVVIIIFSYVNIIYAILKMKSSAGRQKAFSTCSSHLMVVSLFFGTAIFVYARPLSSYSIEKDKLISFFYTVVIPMLNPIIYSLRNTQVRMALFKVLYKA; translated from the coding sequence ATGGAGAGACAAAACCAGACATTAGTTACTGAATTTCTTTTGTCAGGGTTAATTGATAATCCCAAGTGGaatattcattttttcattttctttttattcatatatttagtAACACTAATTGGGAATATTTGTATGATTAGTTTAATTTGTTATTCCACCACACTTCATAATCCCATGTACTTTTTTCTTGGTCATTTATCCTTTTCGGACTTGTGTTATTCTTCAGTAATCACaccaaaaattttgaacaatatgcTTACAAGCAGAATGGTTATATCGTTTAAAGGATGTGCAACTCAGCTTTTTTTCTTTGGACTTTTTGTGGGCACGGAGTGTTTCCTTGTTACAGTTATGGCATATGATCGTTATTTGGCTATTTGTAATCCTttaatttacattattattatgAGTAAAAAGCTTCAAATGGAATTGGTTGGTGCTGCTTATGCTGGTGGCTTTTTAACAACAATGATACATACAAGTTGCACTTTTCGATTATCCTATTGTGGGTCAAATAATATTAACCATTTCTTCTGTGATATCCCTCCACTGCTGAAACTTTCCTGTTCTGATACATTCATGAGTGAATTGTTTATGTTTCTTTTATCAAGCTTTCTTGGAACCCTTTctgttgtaattattattttttcatatgttAACATTATTTATGCCATTCTAAAAATGAAATCATCTGCGGGACGTCAAAAAGCCTTTTCAACATGCTCTTCACATCTCATGGTCGTTTCTCTATTTTTTGGTACTGCTATATTTGTGTATGCAAGACCGCTTTCCAGCTACTCTATTGAGAAGGATAAAttgatttcatttttttacacagtAGTAATTCCAATGTTGAACCCAATCATTTACAGTCTTAGGAACACACAAGTAAGAATGGCTTTATTTAAAGTCTTATATAAGGCAtaa